Genomic DNA from Tachyglossus aculeatus isolate mTacAcu1 chromosome 10, mTacAcu1.pri, whole genome shotgun sequence:
AaactctgtgtcatctgtgctcCCCCACCACATACTTCCCACTTTCAATCAGACTCCAAACCCTGCCACCATTCCTTCCTGAcaattttttagggtatttgttaagcacttgctttacccgttctgggcagcagcggcatgggagagactcaaaggcagagactcgattactgcgtggaaggaggcaatggtaaaccatttccacatttttactaagaaaatgctatggataagctaccagaatgattgcagatggaagtgaagCGTGCTGGGAGAAATGagtctatggcgtcgctatgggttggacatgactcgacaaTATATGACATCAACAACGACAATGTGCCGggcaacaggttggacacagttcgtgtcccacatggggcccccggtattcatcatcattttacagacaaggttaactgaggcacacagcagacaagtggcggagctgggattagaacccaggtctttctggcctggcctctatccactaggccacagtggttCTCATGCTGCCATGGCCGGGCCTGCCCCTCCTCGTATCCTCCAgggtctctccccgccccctgcaCCCTGTGCCTCTCATATCGAACCAAGGCTCCCCAGCTGTCCATCAGCCACCTCCctcacacctcacttctctacttctcctctcccctggtgccccagctctgccctcctCCCAAGCCCGTCTGACTGGTGCTCACCCTCCACCCTCCCGCCTCACTCAAGCCTCTCCCACCTGGAACCCCTTCTGCCCTCAGCTTCCCGTTCGAAGCCTCCTAACATCAGCCCCTCTGAAAGGCACTCTCTGGTGCACTCCTCCCACCTGTCCGTTGGGCCAGGCCCTCCCCTCGCTACTACCACGAGCTCAACACTCACGTATCACCTTTTTATTCTTGTCTGGGTGATTCATTCACGGATCCAACCGGGTTTCTTATTTTTTATCTAGTTTCACACTCTCCTATTCATGTCCTTGTATAGGCTTGTCTTCCCCATATTCTTGCAAACTCCTGGAAGAGAGGGGTCATTTATTACCCATCttcatcaatgaatgaattgattgattcactccttCATGaacccacaaatcaatcaattttattcacTAATTgtctaataataagaagaaaaatcatggccttcattaaatgcttactgtgtgtcaagcactgaactaagcacttgggtagatacacgttattagggtcagacacagtccctatatcaCATTTGGCTCAcgttctaaggggaagagagaacgggtattgaagctacatttttattaatgatatttgttaagtgcttatggtgtgccaggcactgtactagtcaatgggatagatacaagctaatcagtttggacacagtacacaTCCCATGAGGagatcacagtcataatcccatttttacagataagataactgaggcacagagaattaaaacgacttgtctaaggccacacagcagacaagtgacagggccaggattagaaaccaggtcctttggacttccaggaccgtgctctatccactaggccatgctgcttttcatttttcagaggaggaaactgaggcacagaaaagtgattggcccaaggtcatgcagcatccAAGTGGCTGGGCAGGGATAAGAAGGCAGGACCCCTGATTCtaaggcctgcgctctttccattgggccatgctgcctcttgttCCTTTAGAcatttttgctcaaaaagagccacccATTTCTTAATAGCAATATGCCAAACTGGTCTATTCTctgcaactgactcccagttttcagctgggctgCAGCATTGTCAGAGTGTTCGTTTGACCTTGCCCTTAAGatgtctcctctgccttcctttcttAGTTTTCAGCTGCGATGCAGTACTGTCTGAGTGTCTCTatgacctcatccttaaaatgtctcctctgctctccttgcttTCATTTTCCCAATTTTCCATCCATCTTCCCTTCTCAACCTCCAGATAGTTTGCGGGATTGCCACCGTTTCCGGGACGAGCCATCTCTCTGTTCCACTGCCCTCCTTAGCACCTGAGGGTGGGGAAATCAGTTGGCATGCGAAGCATTTCCAAGTTTTATTTATCCCGATTCCCAGCGGAGCTTGCTCGGTTTTTAGCTGTGGCCGCGAGAGGGCACGCCCTCTCAGCCTTCCTTCGGTGGGGAATGCAGATGCGTAGGCGAAGCCCTCGTCCCCCCGGGGGCATTGGTCCGTGAGGCCTCACAGCCACGCGGGCCAGGGCCTCGGTCCCGTCCGGCCTACAGACTGGCAGGAACGGGCCAGACGCTCTCCGAGTCCATGGGGACGCATATGGGGCTGTTGTACATTTCCAGAAACTGGCCCGGAGTCATGAACAGTTCACACTTGGACAGGTACTTGATGGTCTCTTCCGGGATGAGGAGTTCGGGAGCCATTTGGTGGAGGTTGGCCCCGGGGAACCTGGTGCCCGCCTTGATGGTCTTCAGGAGGAACATGCCCAGTTTGAGCACCAGGGTGAGGCACTCGGTGACCACCTCTTCGGGTGACTGAGACTGAGTGACGTCCTCCAAGTACATGATGGGGACGGTGACGATGGAGACGTGCCACTGCAGGAAGAGTCGCGCCGGGATGTCGTGGGACACCACTAGGATCTTCATGCCCTGCAGCGGGGTGGCGTCTCGGCCGGGCTCCGGGGGCCTATCGAGCTCCCGGAGGACACTGTACAGGCTCCCGCTGGAGGACTCCAGCACGATCAGGACAGAGTCCGGGTACAGCAGGGCGATGCCAGTCACCGGCTCCCCCTGGTGATGTTTCAGAGCATTATGGAACATCCTCTCCAAGAAAACGGGGACCTCCTGCACCTCGCCCAGCACCGTGGCGACGAGGAACATGCGGTTCAGCAGGAACTTTTTCATCTGGACCCTGGGCTTGTCCTCCAGGACGCTCAGGTAGTTGAGGCGGGGCACCTGGGGGGCGGACAGTGACTCGTTCTGGGAGTAGCGCAGCAGAGCATGGCGGTCCAAAGCAAAGAAGTTCTTCATGATGCCCGCCAGACTCCGGCCTCAGCCTCGGCCGTGCGCCACGGTTCTGGGAGCGAAGTCTCAGCCTCTCTACTACTTCTGCCTCCCGCAGATGAGCCGGACGCCGTCCACACGGCCGGACGCTGGTCCCGACGGTTTCAGACGGCTCGGCTCTCCCCTGTCCACCTGTGAGTGGCGGGGAGGGCGCGGACAGGGGTCCAGCGAACCCACAGGTGTGCGGCCCTGTGATGAAGAGATCAAGCGGTTCCCCGGTTCCCAATAAACAGGCTCGTGGCCCTCTgactgtgtgtctgtctgtcagaCACAGTTAAGGAGACCCGGAAACAGGACTTCTACCCTTGGCAGTTTCCCCTTTCTGCAAAGCCTGGCATTTCCCAACCGCTGAGCTCTTCAACTGGGCGGTGcaatgcctctctctctccctttgccctccccacTCATTGTCCTCCTCCAAATTTCCTCCagatttctcttttcctctccagcgAGGAGACCTTCCTAGGTCTCCCTCGATCTCCAACTGCCAGGCTGGTCCAGTCCCAGCTGCCTGACTGGTACAGGTCCTGTGGCCGTTTGGAACTTCCAGGCCTTAAAGGGccacacccccccttcccactcccttcagccctTTAATCAGTGTTAGCTCCTAGGGCCACTCAGtcccaatccaccaatcaatgccatttattgaacacttaagaacacgaataataaataataataataattgtggtatttgttaagcgcttactatgtgctaggcactgttctaggtgctgtggaggatagaagataatcgggttcattcattcattcattcaatcatatttattgagtgcttactgtgtgcggagctctgtccTGCGGcctcttctctgtccccttctccccctcccgccgccgtccactctccccg
This window encodes:
- the TEX47 gene encoding testis-expressed protein 47; its protein translation is MKNFFALDRHALLRYSQNESLSAPQVPRLNYLSVLEDKPRVQMKKFLLNRMFLVATVLGEVQEVPVFLERMFHNALKHHQGEPVTGIALLYPDSVLIVLESSSGSLYSVLRELDRPPEPGRDATPLQGMKILVVSHDIPARLFLQWHVSIVTVPIMYLEDVTQSQSPEEVVTECLTLVLKLGMFLLKTIKAGTRFPGANLHQMAPELLIPEETIKYLSKCELFMTPGQFLEMYNSPICVPMDSESVWPVPASL